A genomic region of Leptolyngbya sp. NIES-2104 contains the following coding sequences:
- a CDS encoding bile acid:sodium symporter family protein, with translation MQSNLFTSVLLPLALAIVMLGMGLSLVPDDFRRITRAPKAVAVGTVCQVLLLPLIGALITLVVPMQPAIAVGLIVLAVCPGGPSSNLITYLAQGDVALSVTLTAVSSILTVFTIPIFTNIALQYFLGQSAAIELPIGQTMLQIFLITLLPIAIGMLIRDRFPVTAKRLEQHMGRIAIGLLALIIALLLVREGSKLPGFIVQVGIGVLLLNLAATAVGFLAGKLFGLSLAQQICIAIEVGIQNGTLAIAITAGLLNNPDMAVPAAVYSLLMYVTGFGAILYGRKISPASIR, from the coding sequence ATGCAGAGCAATCTATTTACTTCTGTGTTACTGCCGTTGGCTCTCGCGATCGTTATGTTAGGTATGGGACTGAGTTTAGTTCCAGATGATTTTCGCCGCATTACCCGCGCTCCAAAAGCCGTCGCCGTGGGAACCGTATGTCAGGTTTTACTATTACCGTTGATTGGCGCATTGATCACCTTGGTTGTACCGATGCAACCTGCGATCGCCGTGGGTCTAATCGTTCTGGCAGTCTGTCCGGGTGGTCCATCCTCAAATCTAATTACCTATCTCGCACAAGGGGATGTCGCTTTATCGGTCACGCTCACGGCTGTTAGTAGCATTTTGACCGTCTTCACGATTCCGATTTTTACGAATATTGCGCTTCAGTATTTTTTAGGTCAAAGTGCAGCGATCGAACTCCCGATCGGACAAACGATGCTGCAAATTTTCCTGATTACTTTGTTGCCGATCGCGATCGGAATGTTGATTCGCGATCGCTTTCCGGTCACGGCAAAACGACTAGAGCAACACATGGGGCGAATTGCGATCGGGTTGTTGGCGTTGATTATTGCATTGTTACTCGTGCGAGAAGGAAGCAAATTACCTGGATTTATTGTGCAGGTCGGAATTGGCGTATTGTTGCTCAATCTGGCGGCAACGGCTGTCGGATTTTTGGCTGGAAAGCTATTTGGACTGTCTTTGGCGCAGCAGATTTGTATTGCGATCGAGGTTGGCATTCAGAATGGCACTTTAGCGATCGCGATTACGGCAGGTTTACTGAACAATCCTGATATGGCTGTCCCTGCTGCGGTCTACAGTCTGCTGATGTATGTCACGGGTTTTGGCGCGATTCTGTATGGCAGAAAAATAAGCCCAGCTTCGATTCGCTAA
- a CDS encoding aminotransferase class IV, with product MASITQLQKPKYVYFGGKISLWEDANFHISSEAVLRGLNVFEGLKGYWQPDGRFGILEMRRHYDRLRRSAKILYIPFEMSYEEFEQAHHELIKLLYQPDRNMWVRATLYGDEGFWGEGSTSNLVLTAYHTPTTRPAAIDLGITPWKRGSDLALPCRVKTSTNYQIARFVKIEGRDRGYSDMIILNEAGRVAETTQTCVLVVRDGKVFTPPAWEGALESITVDIVESLCRSMSIPFERRPIERTELIIADEVALVGTLTEITPVKSIEKTEYGDNPIIRAISDRYFNAMLGVEPHPAVDFSYIPAQTQSVSESAQLTGVA from the coding sequence ATGGCTTCTATCACTCAGCTTCAGAAACCCAAGTACGTCTACTTCGGCGGTAAGATTTCCCTGTGGGAAGACGCGAACTTTCATATTTCTAGCGAAGCCGTGCTTCGAGGTCTCAACGTATTCGAGGGGCTAAAAGGCTACTGGCAACCGGACGGGCGCTTTGGAATTCTAGAGATGCGACGACACTACGATCGCTTACGTCGATCGGCAAAAATTCTCTACATCCCGTTTGAGATGAGCTACGAGGAATTCGAGCAGGCGCATCACGAACTGATCAAACTTCTGTATCAGCCCGATCGCAATATGTGGGTACGTGCCACACTCTACGGCGATGAAGGATTCTGGGGTGAAGGCAGTACCAGTAATCTAGTGCTGACGGCATATCACACTCCAACGACGCGCCCTGCTGCGATCGATCTCGGTATTACCCCTTGGAAACGGGGCAGTGATTTAGCGCTCCCTTGCCGGGTAAAAACAAGTACAAATTATCAAATTGCGCGGTTCGTCAAAATTGAAGGACGCGATCGCGGTTATTCTGACATGATTATCCTGAATGAAGCGGGACGAGTGGCGGAAACGACTCAGACCTGTGTGCTGGTTGTGCGAGATGGCAAAGTGTTTACGCCGCCCGCTTGGGAAGGTGCTCTAGAAAGTATCACGGTCGATATTGTGGAAAGTTTATGTCGATCGATGAGCATTCCGTTTGAGCGTCGCCCGATCGAGCGGACTGAATTGATTATTGCCGATGAGGTCGCTTTGGTTGGCACACTCACAGAAATTACACCTGTGAAGTCGATCGAGAAAACCGAGTACGGTGACAATCCGATTATTCGTGCAATTTCCGATCGTTATTTCAATGCAATGTTAGGCGTTGAGCCGCATCCTGCTGTTGATTTTTCTTATATTCCGGCTCAAACTCAATCTGTCTCTGAGTCTGCACAACTCACTGGAGTGGCTTAA
- a CDS encoding class I SAM-dependent methyltransferase, with amino-acid sequence MNPELLEKIRQQFDSSPYPKTPVEISPKEDFNALFIHNYLTPYYLRNQALINPKEVAILDVGCGSGYKTLILAEANPGATIIGIDLSEQSVSLARERLKFHGFPDAQFYRLPLDEVSQLGMKFDLINCDEILYLMPDLTQALKTLRTALKPMGILRGNLHSLYQRHNFFRSQQLFHWMGLMDGNPEANEIQIVLDTMKALKDDVPIKRQTWSPQQAEERPEEYVLMNYLFQGDKGYTLTQLFESLRGANLEFICMTNQRDWDLMSLFQDPQNLPEAWSSSLPELSMEDRLQLFELLAPVHRLLDFWCGQFGQTPQWEMPRYWQPIEWDQVRVHLHPQLKSAIAKSALITAIQQQQSFDLSQYVTGAASSQAHVFLSPNLAAALLPLWDEPQLFSALVDRILTVRPCDPVTLEPTDPQRAAQDLRDAVINLELSLHVLLERNSVLQSAVTV; translated from the coding sequence GTGAATCCTGAGTTACTGGAAAAGATTCGCCAACAGTTTGACAGTTCGCCATATCCGAAAACCCCGGTCGAAATCTCTCCGAAAGAGGACTTTAACGCACTCTTTATTCATAACTACCTCACGCCGTACTATTTACGAAATCAAGCGCTAATTAATCCAAAAGAAGTCGCAATTCTAGATGTCGGTTGTGGAAGCGGCTACAAAACATTAATCCTGGCAGAAGCGAATCCAGGTGCGACGATTATCGGAATTGACCTCTCAGAGCAGTCCGTTTCTCTCGCTCGTGAACGCTTAAAGTTTCACGGCTTTCCAGATGCTCAGTTCTATCGATTGCCGCTCGATGAAGTCTCACAGTTGGGCATGAAATTCGACCTGATCAACTGTGACGAGATTCTTTATCTCATGCCTGATCTCACTCAGGCTCTGAAAACGTTGAGAACTGCACTGAAACCAATGGGGATTTTGCGCGGCAATCTGCATAGTCTCTATCAGCGACACAATTTCTTTCGATCGCAACAACTTTTCCACTGGATGGGATTGATGGACGGCAACCCAGAAGCCAACGAAATCCAGATTGTCCTCGACACGATGAAGGCACTGAAAGACGATGTGCCGATAAAGCGACAAACCTGGAGTCCACAGCAAGCCGAAGAACGCCCAGAAGAATATGTATTGATGAACTATCTGTTTCAGGGCGATAAAGGCTACACGTTAACTCAATTATTCGAGTCGCTGCGGGGCGCGAATTTAGAATTCATCTGCATGACCAATCAGCGAGATTGGGATTTGATGAGTCTGTTTCAAGACCCGCAGAATCTGCCGGAAGCCTGGTCATCGAGCTTACCGGAGTTATCCATGGAAGATCGATTACAACTGTTTGAACTGCTTGCGCCTGTTCATCGATTGCTGGATTTTTGGTGCGGGCAGTTTGGACAGACTCCACAGTGGGAGATGCCGCGATACTGGCAACCGATCGAGTGGGATCAAGTTCGAGTCCATCTTCATCCTCAGTTGAAAAGCGCGATCGCAAAATCCGCACTAATCACAGCCATTCAACAGCAACAATCATTTGATCTAAGCCAATATGTGACCGGAGCCGCTTCGAGTCAAGCACATGTTTTTCTCAGTCCGAATCTCGCTGCGGCGTTGTTGCCATTGTGGGATGAGCCTCAACTGTTTTCGGCATTAGTCGATCGTATTCTTACCGTTCGTCCTTGTGATCCGGTGACCCTAGAGCCAACTGATCCGCAACGAGCCGCACAAGATTTACGCGATGCTGTAATCAATCTCGAACTGAGCTTGCACGTTTTGCTAGAGCGAAATTCAGTTCTTCAAAGTGCAGTTACTGTCTAG
- the hemH gene encoding ferrochelatase: MGRVGVLLLNLGGPDKIEDVRPFLYNLFADPEIIRLPFRWLQSPLAWLISTLRSKKSQENYLQIGGGSPLRRITEEQAQALQEELRKRGEEVSIYIGMRYWHPFTEEAISRIKRDQIDKLVVLPLYPQFSISTSGSSFRLLEQLWEEDPALQKIDYTVIPTWYDRPGYLKAMADLIAQALDRFENPDHVHVFFSAHGVPVSYVEEAGDPYQSEIENCTALIMKTLDRPNPHTLAYQSRVGPVEWLKPYTEDALEELAEEGVKDLAVVPISFVSEHIETLQEIDMEYREVAEEAGIERFERVPALNTHPIFISELATMVTDAIESPSVHFSEVARPQKRVKMYPQEGWEWGMTTSAEVWNGRVAMIGLIALIIEMILGRGPLHAFGLLG; encoded by the coding sequence ATGGGTCGCGTAGGCGTTTTACTACTGAATCTTGGGGGACCGGACAAGATCGAAGATGTGCGTCCCTTTCTTTACAACTTGTTTGCTGATCCTGAGATTATTCGGTTGCCGTTTCGCTGGCTTCAGAGTCCGCTGGCTTGGCTGATTTCGACCTTACGATCGAAGAAATCCCAAGAAAATTATCTGCAAATCGGAGGCGGTTCTCCGCTGCGTCGCATCACCGAAGAACAAGCGCAAGCCCTTCAAGAAGAACTCCGCAAACGGGGGGAAGAGGTCAGCATTTATATCGGCATGCGCTACTGGCATCCGTTCACCGAAGAAGCAATTTCTAGAATTAAGCGCGACCAAATCGACAAACTAGTCGTTTTGCCGCTGTATCCTCAGTTTTCAATTAGTACAAGTGGATCGAGCTTCCGGCTTCTAGAGCAGCTTTGGGAAGAAGACCCCGCCCTTCAGAAAATCGATTACACGGTGATTCCAACTTGGTACGATCGACCTGGATATCTCAAAGCAATGGCGGATCTGATCGCTCAAGCACTTGATCGCTTTGAAAATCCCGATCATGTACATGTTTTCTTCAGCGCTCACGGAGTTCCGGTCAGCTACGTGGAAGAAGCGGGCGATCCCTATCAAAGCGAGATCGAGAACTGCACTGCACTGATCATGAAGACGCTCGATCGACCCAATCCCCATACGCTGGCATATCAAAGCCGAGTAGGTCCAGTGGAATGGCTCAAACCTTACACCGAAGACGCTCTCGAAGAGTTGGCTGAAGAAGGCGTGAAGGATCTCGCAGTTGTGCCGATTAGCTTTGTTTCTGAGCACATTGAGACGCTGCAAGAAATCGATATGGAATATCGCGAAGTGGCGGAAGAAGCGGGCATCGAGCGATTTGAGCGAGTTCCGGCACTGAATACGCATCCAATTTTCATTAGTGAATTAGCCACGATGGTTACGGATGCGATCGAGTCTCCATCGGTTCATTTCTCAGAAGTGGCGCGTCCTCAGAAGCGAGTGAAGATGTATCCCCAAGAAGGCTGGGAATGGGGCATGACGACTTCAGCCGAAGTCTGGAATGGACGGGTAGCAATGATCGGCTTGATCGCGCTGATTATTGAAATGATTCTCGGTCGTGGTCCGCTTCACGCGTTTGGATTGTTGGGTTAA
- a CDS encoding photosystem I assembly protein Ycf3, which yields MPRSQRNDNFIDKSFTVMADIILKVFPASRKEKEAFAYYRDGMSAQADGEYAEALENYEEALKLEEDSNDRSYVLYNMGLIYASNGDHQKALGLYEEALEENPRLPQALNNIAVIHHYLGEKAKEEGKDDEAEKLFDQAAEYWKRAILQAPNNYIEAQNWLKTTGRSNIDVYF from the coding sequence ATGCCTAGATCGCAACGCAACGACAACTTTATCGATAAAAGCTTTACCGTCATGGCGGATATCATCCTGAAGGTTTTTCCCGCCTCGCGTAAAGAAAAAGAAGCCTTTGCCTATTATCGAGATGGCATGTCCGCACAAGCAGACGGCGAATACGCAGAAGCACTCGAAAACTACGAAGAAGCTCTCAAACTCGAAGAAGACTCCAACGATCGCAGCTACGTTCTCTACAACATGGGCTTGATCTATGCCAGCAACGGCGATCACCAAAAAGCGCTAGGTCTTTACGAAGAAGCGCTAGAAGAAAATCCTCGCCTGCCGCAAGCCTTGAATAATATCGCTGTCATCCATCACTATCTGGGTGAAAAAGCGAAAGAAGAAGGCAAAGACGACGAAGCAGAAAAACTATTCGACCAAGCCGCCGAATATTGGAAACGTGCCATTCTGCAAGCTCCGAACAACTACATCGAAGCTCAAAACTGGCTCAAAACAACCGGTCGATCGAACATCGATGTATACTTCTAA
- the gatC gene encoding Asp-tRNA(Asn)/Glu-tRNA(Gln) amidotransferase subunit GatC: MDTLMIDREQVQKVALLSRLQLTPDEEEKFTTQLNNILDYFEQLSELDVSEVQPTTRAIDVSNVVRPDHHQPYQDRESILEGAPDRDGEFFKVPKIVTG, from the coding sequence TTGGACACTCTCATGATCGATCGCGAACAAGTGCAAAAAGTAGCGCTTCTTTCCCGTCTACAACTCACTCCAGACGAAGAGGAAAAATTTACCACGCAGCTCAACAACATTCTCGACTATTTTGAGCAGTTGAGTGAGTTAGACGTGAGTGAAGTGCAGCCCACTACTCGTGCGATCGACGTGAGTAATGTCGTCCGCCCCGATCATCACCAACCCTACCAAGACCGGGAATCGATCTTAGAAGGTGCCCCCGATCGCGATGGCGAATTCTTCAAAGTGCCAAAAATCGTTACTGGCTAA
- a CDS encoding DUF433 domain-containing protein: protein MIVLEDYFDFLASDDIRLKNTRIGIESILYEYIYRCKTPEEIADQFHTVTLEQIYATILYYLNNSAEVKQYLADWLSFSQQMRGEQRQNPSPARQKFSQAQVAKCP, encoded by the coding sequence ATGATCGTTCTAGAAGACTACTTTGATTTCTTAGCATCCGATGACATTCGCCTCAAGAACACTCGCATCGGGATCGAGAGCATTTTGTATGAATACATTTATCGCTGTAAAACACCAGAAGAAATCGCCGATCAATTCCATACAGTCACATTAGAACAAATTTACGCTACCATTCTCTACTACCTGAACAACTCAGCCGAAGTCAAACAGTACTTAGCAGATTGGCTATCTTTTTCTCAACAGATGCGGGGTGAACAACGACAAAACCCTTCTCCAGCAAGGCAGAAATTTTCACAGGCTCAGGTGGCTAAATGTCCCTGA
- a CDS encoding DUF5615 family PIN-like protein translates to MSLRYLLDEHLMPAYRTQLVRHNPNLVVRIIGDVDAPPRGTLDPEILIWCEINGFILVTNNRKSMPRHLADHLALDRHIPGIFVIDPNQSMGQTIDELLLIAAASFEEEYQDRIEYLPLTE, encoded by the coding sequence ATGTCCCTGAGATACTTGCTCGACGAACATCTAATGCCTGCATATCGAACTCAGCTTGTGCGTCACAATCCGAATCTAGTCGTACGAATTATTGGCGATGTCGATGCACCTCCTAGGGGTACGCTCGATCCAGAAATCTTGATTTGGTGTGAGATCAATGGCTTTATCTTGGTGACAAACAATCGAAAATCTATGCCCAGACACTTAGCGGATCATTTAGCGCTCGATCGTCATATTCCTGGAATCTTCGTCATCGATCCCAATCAAAGTATGGGACAAACGATCGATGAGTTGCTTCTCATTGCTGCTGCTTCCTTCGAGGAAGAATACCAAGACCGAATCGAATATTTGCCACTGACCGAGTAG
- the glsA gene encoding glutaminase A — protein MSLAHLTQADLDSWVAQARRFTLQGRLPDYIPQLAQVDPRLLSVHAIANESLVAGDQAQPFVLMSVIKPFLLLFLLEQVGSDRVFRHVGTEPSDQPFHSIAQLKSDDGFPRNPMINSGAIALTGLMPKASGSERCEAFRRWLNDCAQTQFVLDEKALSSVRSLPNQTNRAIADILVQRELLDRVDLAIDTYNQLCCLSGTIADLAKLGLLLAKPHERISPFHQQIVSALMLTCGLYEASGKFAVRVGLPMKSGVSGALLAIAPKQGAIACYSPAIDQVGNSVAGVFLVEKLAQELGLSVFR, from the coding sequence ATGTCACTGGCACATCTTACACAGGCTGATCTCGATTCTTGGGTGGCTCAAGCGCGGCGATTCACGCTTCAGGGACGATTGCCAGACTATATTCCCCAGTTGGCACAGGTCGATCCGCGACTCTTGAGCGTTCATGCGATCGCGAACGAAAGCTTGGTAGCAGGTGATCAGGCTCAACCCTTTGTCCTCATGAGCGTGATTAAGCCGTTTCTCTTGCTGTTTCTTTTGGAACAAGTGGGCAGCGATCGCGTTTTTCGACACGTCGGAACTGAGCCATCGGATCAGCCGTTTCACTCGATCGCGCAGTTAAAGAGCGATGACGGATTTCCTCGAAATCCGATGATTAATAGTGGTGCGATCGCGTTGACCGGATTGATGCCGAAAGCTTCGGGTTCAGAGCGCTGTGAAGCCTTTCGTCGATGGTTGAACGACTGCGCTCAAACGCAATTTGTTTTAGATGAGAAAGCATTAAGTTCGGTACGATCGCTGCCGAATCAAACCAATCGAGCGATCGCAGACATCCTCGTGCAGCGGGAATTGCTCGATCGTGTAGATCTTGCGATCGATACTTACAATCAGCTTTGTTGTTTATCGGGTACGATCGCCGATTTAGCAAAATTAGGATTGTTATTGGCGAAACCGCATGAGAGAATTTCTCCGTTTCATCAGCAAATCGTGTCGGCTTTGATGCTGACTTGTGGACTGTATGAGGCTTCTGGAAAGTTTGCGGTGAGAGTGGGATTACCGATGAAATCGGGGGTGAGTGGGGCACTGTTGGCGATCGCTCCAAAGCAAGGTGCGATCGCGTGTTACAGTCCCGCGATCGATCAGGTCGGGAATTCGGTAGCGGGTGTATTTTTGGTTGAGAAACTTGCTCAGGAGTTGGGATTGAGTGTGTTTCGATGA
- a CDS encoding carbon dioxide-concentrating mechanism protein CcmK, whose translation MAKAVGMVEVRGLPPALAVADVMVKAARVTLVEMEKVSGAYVTIVVRGDVSEVKISVEAGLEAAKKMQAYKEGDKLFLSSHYIPRPNENLMVVLPIEYSDRTEEFNQV comes from the coding sequence ATGGCGAAAGCGGTTGGAATGGTCGAGGTGCGTGGATTGCCGCCTGCGTTGGCTGTTGCGGATGTGATGGTCAAAGCCGCACGAGTCACCCTGGTTGAAATGGAAAAAGTCAGCGGTGCTTATGTGACGATCGTGGTTCGGGGCGATGTGTCCGAAGTGAAGATTTCCGTGGAAGCAGGACTCGAAGCGGCAAAGAAAATGCAGGCTTACAAAGAAGGCGATAAATTATTCCTGTCGTCGCACTATATTCCACGCCCGAATGAGAATTTGATGGTCGTGTTGCCGATCGAATACAGCGATCGCACAGAAGAATTCAACCAAGTCTAA